The Ensifer adhaerens genome contains a region encoding:
- the araH gene encoding L-arabinose ABC transporter permease AraH, translating into MTSLKKLLLGEQGLVVIFAVAFAIVALTVPNFLTERNMLGLLQSVVTIGIVACTMMFCLASRDFDLSVGSTVAFSGMVAVMASNASGSIFIGLVAALLCGGFVGLVNGVVIAHFRINALITTLATMQIVRGFALIASDGRAVGINDPGFYQLALSKFLGIPTPIWVMGFFFLVFGFVLNRTVFGKNTLAIGGNPEASRLAGVNVSNMRIWIFALQGLVCAVAGVLLASRITSGQPNAATGLELSVISACVLGGVSLAGGRAAMTGVIVGVLIMGIAENVMNLLNIQAFYQYVVRGLILLLAVLLDNLRSAAAGRRS; encoded by the coding sequence ATGACTTCCTTGAAAAAACTTCTTCTCGGCGAACAGGGTCTGGTCGTCATCTTCGCCGTCGCCTTCGCTATCGTGGCGCTGACGGTTCCAAACTTCCTGACCGAGCGCAACATGCTGGGCCTGCTGCAATCGGTCGTCACCATCGGCATTGTCGCCTGCACGATGATGTTCTGCCTCGCCTCGCGTGACTTCGACCTCTCTGTCGGCTCGACCGTCGCTTTCTCGGGCATGGTCGCCGTCATGGCTTCCAACGCGTCGGGTTCGATCTTCATCGGTCTCGTTGCCGCGCTGCTCTGCGGTGGCTTCGTTGGCCTGGTCAACGGCGTGGTCATCGCGCATTTTCGCATCAACGCGCTGATCACGACGCTTGCCACGATGCAGATCGTGCGCGGTTTCGCGCTGATCGCGTCCGACGGTCGCGCCGTCGGCATCAACGATCCGGGCTTTTACCAGCTGGCGCTGTCGAAGTTCCTCGGCATCCCGACGCCGATCTGGGTGATGGGCTTCTTCTTTCTCGTCTTCGGCTTTGTGCTCAACCGCACCGTCTTCGGCAAGAACACGCTGGCGATCGGCGGCAATCCGGAAGCCTCGCGTCTGGCTGGCGTCAACGTCTCCAACATGCGCATCTGGATCTTCGCGCTGCAGGGCCTGGTCTGCGCCGTTGCCGGTGTGCTGCTCGCCTCGCGCATCACCTCCGGCCAGCCGAATGCGGCAACCGGGCTCGAGCTCTCGGTGATCTCCGCCTGCGTGCTCGGCGGCGTCTCACTTGCCGGCGGCCGAGCGGCAATGACCGGCGTGATCGTCGGCGTGCTGATCATGGGTATTGCCGAGAACGTCATGAACCTGCTCAACATCCAGGCCTTCTACCAGTATGTCGTGCGCGGCCTGATCCTGCTGCTCGCCGTCCTTCTCGACAATCTGCGCTCGGCCGCTGCCGGCCGCCGCAGTTAG
- a CDS encoding aldose 1-epimerase, which yields MAGDVLLLENDEGLTVEVSPLGGAILSARWRGIPVLAPTPAPGLASQALGAEACFPLVPFGNRIEDNGFHFDGRGYMLTPNTADPLVLHGDGWLERWSLLHQDRHSLALGYSQEADAATPFAYETLQTITIDGANVILSLTVTSRAAQTLPYGLGFHPYFPRTPGTRLFARAERYWTERENHLPGAVKPVPEELDFTSGTPLPPGWLNNAFDGWDGKMRVEWPESGLALSLDADESLRFFVLYSPSADADFFCFEPMSHRPNAHRQPEGGGLVQLAPGEALRGTVTLRVHELGP from the coding sequence ATGGCGGGCGATGTCCTCCTCCTGGAGAACGACGAGGGGCTCACCGTCGAGGTGAGCCCGCTCGGCGGCGCCATTCTCTCGGCTCGCTGGCGCGGTATTCCGGTGCTCGCACCGACGCCGGCTCCGGGTCTCGCTTCTCAGGCGCTCGGCGCCGAGGCATGCTTTCCGCTGGTGCCCTTCGGCAACCGCATCGAGGACAATGGCTTCCACTTCGACGGTCGCGGTTACATGCTCACGCCCAACACGGCCGATCCGCTCGTTCTACATGGAGATGGCTGGCTTGAGCGCTGGTCGCTCCTTCACCAGGACCGTCATTCGCTGGCGCTCGGCTATAGCCAGGAGGCAGACGCGGCCACGCCCTTCGCTTATGAGACGCTGCAGACGATAACGATCGACGGTGCAAACGTGATCCTTTCGCTCACTGTCACCAGCCGGGCCGCGCAGACGCTCCCCTACGGACTGGGCTTTCATCCCTATTTTCCGCGCACGCCGGGAACACGCCTTTTTGCCCGCGCCGAGCGATATTGGACGGAACGGGAGAACCACCTGCCGGGCGCAGTGAAGCCGGTTCCGGAAGAATTGGACTTCACATCCGGCACCCCGCTGCCGCCCGGCTGGCTGAACAATGCCTTCGACGGCTGGGATGGAAAGATGCGCGTCGAATGGCCGGAAAGCGGCCTTGCGCTTTCGCTTGATGCGGACGAGAGCTTGCGCTTCTTCGTCCTCTATTCTCCATCCGCCGACGCCGATTTCTTCTGCTTCGAGCCAATGAGCCACCGACCGAACGCACACCGGCAGCCAGAAGGCGGTGGCCTCGTCCAGCTGGCACCCGGAGAAGCCCTGCGAGGCACAGTGACCCTACGGGTCCACGAACTCGGACCGTGA
- a CDS encoding TerC family protein: protein MSVVWLGTPLWMWASFFALVIAILSFDLGILHKENKEIGVAESVKLSAFYIALGLTFGGWVWWYLGAESGLAYMTGFVVEKTLALDNVFVIALIFSFFAVPRIYQHRVLFWGILGVIVLRAIMIGVGATLVAEFAWILYFFAAFLVFTGIKMLVMKEAEPDVSNNALVRFMRSRFNVTEEHHGERFFVKLVNPKTGRMTWFITPLFMALVMVEVADVIFAVDSVPAIFAITTDPFIVYTSNIFAILGLRALYFALAAMIHRFRYLKPALAVVLIFIGSKIFVADLLGLEKFPAALSLGVTFAIIAAGVVWSLVKTREEQQPA, encoded by the coding sequence ATGTCTGTAGTGTGGCTGGGAACGCCGCTCTGGATGTGGGCGAGCTTCTTCGCCCTCGTCATCGCTATCCTTTCGTTCGACCTCGGCATTCTCCATAAGGAGAACAAGGAGATCGGCGTTGCCGAAAGCGTCAAGCTTTCCGCCTTTTATATCGCGCTTGGCCTGACTTTCGGCGGCTGGGTGTGGTGGTATCTCGGCGCCGAGTCCGGCCTTGCCTACATGACCGGCTTTGTGGTCGAAAAGACGCTGGCGCTTGATAACGTCTTCGTCATCGCCCTCATCTTCTCCTTCTTCGCCGTTCCGCGCATTTACCAGCACCGGGTTCTCTTCTGGGGCATCCTTGGCGTTATCGTCCTGCGCGCCATCATGATCGGCGTCGGCGCGACGCTCGTTGCCGAATTTGCCTGGATTCTGTATTTCTTCGCAGCCTTCCTTGTCTTCACAGGCATCAAGATGCTGGTCATGAAGGAGGCCGAGCCTGACGTTTCCAACAACGCGCTGGTCCGCTTCATGCGAAGCCGCTTCAACGTCACCGAAGAGCATCATGGCGAGCGCTTCTTCGTGAAGCTCGTAAACCCCAAGACCGGCAGGATGACCTGGTTCATCACGCCCCTCTTCATGGCGCTGGTCATGGTCGAGGTGGCCGATGTGATCTTCGCTGTCGACTCGGTTCCCGCGATCTTCGCGATCACCACGGACCCCTTCATCGTCTACACGTCGAACATCTTCGCTATCCTCGGCCTGCGCGCTCTCTATTTCGCCCTTGCCGCGATGATCCACCGCTTCCGCTACCTGAAGCCTGCGCTCGCCGTCGTCCTGATCTTCATCGGCTCGAAGATCTTCGTCGCCGACCTCCTGGGGCTTGAGAAATTCCCGGCTGCTCTCTCGCTCGGCGTCACCTTCGCGATCATTGCCGCTGGCGTGGTCTGGAGCCTCGTGAAGACGCGCGAAGAACAACAGCCTGCCTAA
- a CDS encoding MFS transporter — protein MNPRIFLLALATFATGTAENIIIGILPDVGDGLAVSVGLAGQLTAAFSVAFALSAPLGQLLTVRVERRAIFLFALVLFVASNLVAALSPNFAVLLIARIAMAAASATVCLVATMLAAELAGPDRRGRAIGIIFMGISGSMVLGVPAGMVVSDLFGWRSVFAALAFFALLILVVCYTSLAPSGRRRQGVSGYRQHLRSLPLVAGQFVSILMIGGHFSLFAYLAPYITDRVGLGQTELVLAFVAFGVAGVSGGYLSGWLADAATPRRAIVITPLAYLLTLLLLPLASSTPWTFIAVMMVWGCISWMISPVVQSFLMVTGPDAADAGISLNLSAMHIGVALGTAVGGVTLEAASSQALPLVGAAVAALAVAASLVAVRQRPSASHGRTYDRPCSEQVEPGR, from the coding sequence ATGAACCCTCGCATATTCCTGCTGGCCCTCGCGACCTTCGCGACCGGGACCGCCGAAAACATCATCATCGGGATCCTCCCGGATGTCGGCGACGGCCTTGCCGTCTCTGTCGGCCTTGCGGGACAATTGACCGCGGCCTTTTCGGTGGCGTTCGCGCTCAGTGCACCGCTGGGGCAATTGCTGACGGTGCGCGTGGAGCGCAGGGCGATCTTCCTGTTTGCCCTTGTGCTGTTCGTCGCAAGCAACCTTGTGGCGGCGCTCAGCCCGAACTTCGCGGTGCTGCTCATCGCCCGCATCGCCATGGCTGCGGCGAGCGCGACCGTCTGTCTGGTCGCGACCATGCTGGCGGCGGAGCTGGCGGGGCCGGATAGGCGCGGCCGCGCCATCGGCATCATCTTCATGGGCATCAGCGGCTCGATGGTGTTGGGCGTGCCGGCCGGAATGGTGGTATCCGACCTCTTCGGCTGGCGAAGCGTATTCGCGGCGCTTGCCTTCTTCGCCCTGCTGATCCTCGTCGTCTGTTACACGAGCCTTGCACCTTCAGGCAGGCGGCGACAAGGCGTCTCCGGCTATCGGCAGCATCTGCGATCCTTGCCGCTCGTGGCCGGCCAGTTCGTCTCCATCTTGATGATCGGCGGCCATTTTTCCCTGTTCGCCTATCTCGCGCCCTACATCACCGATCGTGTCGGCCTCGGCCAAACGGAGCTCGTGCTGGCATTTGTCGCCTTCGGCGTGGCAGGCGTCAGCGGCGGCTATCTCAGCGGCTGGCTCGCGGATGCCGCGACGCCGCGCCGGGCGATCGTCATCACGCCTCTCGCCTATCTGCTGACCCTGCTGTTGCTGCCGCTTGCCTCATCGACGCCCTGGACCTTCATTGCCGTCATGATGGTGTGGGGCTGCATTAGTTGGATGATCTCGCCGGTGGTGCAGAGCTTTCTGATGGTGACCGGACCTGACGCGGCGGATGCCGGAATCAGCCTCAATCTTTCAGCCATGCATATCGGTGTCGCCCTCGGTACGGCCGTCGGTGGGGTCACGCTGGAGGCCGCGTCGTCGCAAGCGCTGCCGCTGGTAGGAGCTGCGGTGGCCGCCCTTGCGGTGGCGGCGAGCCTCGTGGCGGTGCGACAGCGCCCGAGCGCGAGCCATGGGCGCACCTACGACCGGCCCTGTTCCGAGCAAGTCGAGCCCGGTCGTTAG
- a CDS encoding TRAP transporter substrate-binding protein produces the protein MLAAPLVLRTGSAHAQSAVTLKLHHFLPPASNVHQRLLTPWAKTLEEQSKGALKVDIFPAMQLGGKPPQLYDQAANGVVDIVWTLPGNTPGRFPSTEVFELPFVAAKEATINAQACQEYGLTHVLKETADTQLLCFWAHDQGLIHTNKEVKSSADLAGLKLRNPTRLAGEALAALGATPVGMPVPQVPEALAQRAIDGCVIPWEVVPSIKVNELTKFHTEIPGSPTLYTATFFLAMNKGKYEALPAELKAVLDANSGMTFAKKAGEMWDSVGAEVRASIEASGSGTISAISEDEKAKWVAATKPVHDKWIEDMKAKDLDGQALINAAQGLVQKYTNA, from the coding sequence ATGCTTGCGGCGCCTCTCGTCTTGCGGACTGGTTCTGCGCACGCGCAGAGCGCAGTCACGCTGAAGCTTCACCATTTCCTGCCGCCGGCGTCCAACGTCCACCAGCGGCTCTTGACTCCATGGGCCAAAACCCTGGAGGAGCAGAGCAAGGGTGCGCTCAAGGTCGATATCTTTCCGGCGATGCAGCTCGGCGGCAAACCGCCTCAGCTTTACGATCAGGCGGCCAACGGCGTCGTCGATATCGTCTGGACCCTACCGGGCAACACACCCGGACGGTTCCCCTCCACCGAGGTGTTCGAACTTCCTTTCGTCGCCGCGAAAGAGGCCACCATCAACGCCCAGGCCTGCCAGGAATACGGACTGACGCATGTCCTGAAGGAAACCGCCGACACGCAATTGCTGTGCTTCTGGGCCCATGACCAGGGACTGATCCACACCAACAAGGAAGTGAAATCCAGCGCCGATCTGGCCGGCCTCAAGCTGCGCAATCCGACCCGGCTTGCCGGCGAGGCGCTGGCGGCACTGGGCGCAACGCCAGTCGGCATGCCCGTTCCGCAGGTACCGGAAGCGCTGGCCCAGCGGGCGATCGACGGCTGCGTCATCCCGTGGGAAGTGGTTCCCTCGATCAAGGTGAACGAACTCACCAAGTTCCATACGGAAATTCCGGGCTCGCCGACGCTTTACACCGCGACCTTCTTCCTGGCGATGAACAAGGGCAAGTATGAGGCGCTGCCGGCCGAACTGAAGGCGGTGCTGGACGCCAACAGCGGCATGACCTTCGCCAAAAAAGCCGGCGAAATGTGGGACAGCGTCGGGGCCGAAGTGCGTGCCTCGATCGAAGCATCCGGAAGCGGAACGATCAGTGCCATCAGCGAGGACGAAAAGGCGAAGTGGGTCGCGGCGACCAAGCCCGTTCACGACAAGTGGATCGAGGACATGAAAGCCAAGGATCTCGACGGCCAGGCGCTGATCAATGCCGCCCAGGGGCTCGTGCAGAAATACACGAACGCCTGA
- a CDS encoding TRAP transporter small permease, which translates to MTEEAMYEGVVNVPRRRGLERLAAGLALIGGTLICLAAGLVTVSVLGRWLFNRPVPADYELVEVAIGVAVFSFLGYTQARNGHIAVDTFTLALPARVTRVIDGAWDLVLAACLAFFAWGLLTGGLEARQYGTTLIQLPWPIWPVYLTCAVLAALASVIGLSVAILKIGGPR; encoded by the coding sequence ATGACGGAAGAAGCAATGTACGAAGGCGTGGTGAATGTGCCGCGCCGACGCGGGTTGGAACGCCTCGCGGCGGGATTGGCACTCATAGGCGGAACGCTGATCTGCCTTGCGGCCGGACTGGTGACGGTCAGTGTGCTCGGGCGCTGGCTTTTCAATCGACCGGTTCCTGCCGACTACGAACTGGTGGAGGTCGCGATCGGCGTCGCGGTCTTCTCGTTCCTTGGCTACACCCAGGCGCGCAACGGCCATATCGCCGTCGATACCTTCACGCTCGCTCTTCCGGCACGCGTCACCCGAGTCATCGACGGCGCCTGGGACCTGGTGCTGGCCGCCTGCCTGGCATTCTTCGCCTGGGGCCTTCTCACCGGCGGCCTCGAGGCGCGGCAATACGGAACGACGTTGATCCAGCTGCCCTGGCCGATCTGGCCGGTCTATCTGACCTGCGCCGTACTGGCGGCGCTTGCCTCCGTCATCGGCTTGTCCGTCGCCATTCTCAAGATCGGAGGCCCTCGATGA
- a CDS encoding TRAP transporter large permease, whose translation MSGFAIACLGFAAMLVLIAIRMPIALAMLAVGAAGYAYLSGPHALIYYLQTNTYSQFASYTLSVIPLFILMGALAEQSGIAATMFRVAERRLGRFKGGMPMAVIAACTGFGAICGSSVATTATFGRAALPELRRARVDAGLGTGTIAAGGTLGILIPPSVILVIYAITAEQNIAKLFQAALVPGLLAAAFYLIAIAVVVRRKPHLAPPVTVVEVAKAQRPFWARPLGLVLLVGGAVGWLLGSLGTVGAILLAIFGLLLVAADFAVVPAAAVAVTVVGGIYGEVFTPTEGAAVGAAMTLAIGLLQRTLSPAALKNALLQTAETSGMIFLILLGAEVFGAFLALTQMPMMLASMIGDSGLPPYAVVCGMLLIYIVLGAVMDELAMILLTLPVFIPIVMTLDLGMPPDDVAIWFGILVLIVVGIGLSAPPIGLNVFIINKLATDVPISQTYRGVMPFVIADLVRLVIVTASPGVALALVRLLN comes from the coding sequence ATGAGCGGCTTTGCCATTGCCTGCCTGGGCTTCGCTGCGATGCTGGTGCTGATCGCCATCAGAATGCCGATCGCGCTTGCCATGCTTGCGGTCGGAGCCGCCGGCTATGCCTATCTCTCCGGGCCGCACGCGCTGATCTACTATCTGCAGACCAACACTTACAGCCAGTTTGCCAGCTACACGCTTTCGGTCATTCCGCTCTTCATCCTGATGGGCGCGCTTGCCGAGCAATCGGGCATCGCCGCAACCATGTTCCGGGTCGCCGAGCGCAGGCTCGGGCGGTTCAAGGGCGGAATGCCGATGGCGGTGATTGCCGCTTGCACCGGCTTCGGCGCGATCTGCGGCTCGTCGGTCGCGACGACGGCCACCTTCGGACGCGCGGCACTGCCGGAACTGCGCCGGGCGCGGGTCGATGCCGGGCTTGGCACCGGCACGATCGCCGCCGGCGGCACGCTCGGCATCCTCATACCGCCCTCGGTCATTCTGGTGATCTACGCAATCACCGCCGAGCAGAACATCGCCAAGCTGTTCCAGGCCGCCCTGGTGCCGGGATTGCTCGCTGCGGCGTTCTATCTGATCGCCATCGCCGTGGTCGTGCGGCGCAAGCCTCATCTCGCGCCGCCGGTGACGGTCGTCGAGGTTGCAAAGGCGCAACGTCCGTTCTGGGCAAGGCCACTGGGGCTAGTCTTGCTTGTCGGCGGTGCTGTCGGCTGGCTGTTGGGTTCGCTCGGTACCGTCGGTGCGATATTGCTGGCGATCTTTGGTCTGCTTCTTGTCGCCGCGGATTTCGCAGTCGTTCCCGCCGCCGCCGTTGCGGTCACGGTCGTCGGCGGCATCTATGGCGAGGTGTTCACGCCGACGGAAGGGGCAGCGGTCGGTGCCGCGATGACGCTCGCGATCGGCCTGCTGCAACGGACGCTGAGCCCGGCCGCACTGAAGAACGCGCTGTTGCAGACGGCGGAGACCAGCGGGATGATTTTCCTGATCCTCCTTGGGGCGGAGGTCTTCGGCGCGTTTCTCGCGCTGACCCAGATGCCGATGATGCTGGCTTCGATGATCGGGGACTCCGGGCTGCCGCCCTACGCCGTCGTCTGCGGCATGCTGTTGATCTACATCGTGCTCGGCGCCGTCATGGACGAACTGGCGATGATCCTGCTCACCCTCCCCGTCTTCATCCCGATCGTCATGACGCTCGATCTCGGCATGCCACCGGACGACGTCGCCATCTGGTTCGGTATTCTCGTGCTGATCGTGGTCGGTATCGGCCTCTCGGCTCCGCCGATCGGCCTCAATGTCTTCATCATCAACAAGCTGGCGACCGACGTGCCGATATCGCAGACCTACCGCGGCGTGATGCCGTTCGTGATCGCCGACCTCGTGAGGCTGGTCATCGTCACAGCGTCCCCGGGCGTCGCGCTGGCGCTGGTGCGCCTGCTGAATTGA